The Juglans regia cultivar Chandler chromosome 2, Walnut 2.0, whole genome shotgun sequence genome includes a window with the following:
- the LOC109014495 gene encoding E3 ubiquitin-protein ligase RHA1B-like, translated as MGFPVGYTELLLPKLFLHTLSVLGFLRKFISTIFRYLGLGDFLEPDISWPDTPDRIPEFHSVSAVLIREILPVVRFSDLVDPPESCAVCLYEFESQDEIRRLTNCRHIFHKGCLDRWMGYEQKTCPLCRTPFIPDDMQGTINERLWAASGIPEFYGDYSHLTGW; from the coding sequence ATGGGTTTTCCGGTGGGCTACACGGAGCTTCTCCTCCCGAAGCTCTTTCTCCACACGCTTTCCGTTCTGGGTTTCCTCAGAAAGTTCATCTCCACCATATTTCGCTATCTGGGTCTCGGGGATTTTCTGGAGCCCGACATTTCGTGGCCCGACACGCCTGACCGAATCCCTGAATTCCACTCCGTGTCGGCTGTTCTGATCCGGGAAATCCTTCCGGTGGTGAGGTTCTCGGACCTGGTGGACCCGCCGGAGTCCTGCGCCGTCTGCCTGTACGAGTTCGAGTCCCAGGACGAGATCCGCAGGCTCACCAACTGCCGCCACATCTTCCATAAGGGCTGCCTCGACCGTTGGATGGGGTACGAGCAGAAGACGTGCCCTCTGTGCCGAACACCCTTTATTCCGGATGATATGCAAGGAACTATTAACGAGAGACTCTGGGCTGCTTCTGGGATCCCTGAATTTTACGGCGACTATTCCCATCTTACTGGTTGGTAG
- the LOC109014521 gene encoding zinc finger protein CONSTANS-LIKE 2-like — MSSDFYHDFDDPFYCHSNSDMVFSDGDLPFFPDSPLDIFQAIPDTQNQQNPVNESHSFDQYSSTLLSSSPSHQFESLNLYQTTHLQCLPNGSDLANGSWNLSGLEDLEVKIEEFQMGFESSFNQAFAPHSYSGGAENVAKLMQRSYSSNCFDGKPGFLYQPRFDSFIECSNFQNQALSPPENSFFSGQMRRACSTGDLQSGKAAHATGTHRSFSSPLAMESPFNEEANIKVGRYSAEERKEKISKYKAKRTQRNFSKTIKYACRKTLADSRPRIRGRFARNDETSEISKTACSTSIEDEDDPWLEELHEDNGTVGMGKLLSSYGDAQFQCYGF, encoded by the exons ATGTCTTCGGATTTCTATCATGACTTTGATGACCCTTTCTACTGCCATTCAAACTCAGACATGGTCTTCTCTGATGGAGACCTTCCCTTCTTCCCCGACTCACCCCTTGATATTTTTCAGGCAATTCCAGACACCCAAAACCAGCAAAATCCAGTTAATGAATCCCACTCCTTTGACCAATATTCTTCTAcgctcctctcttcctcaccaAGCCATCAATTCGAGAGTTTGAACCTTTACCAGACCACCCATTTGCAGTGTTTACCAAATGGTTCTGATTTGGCAAATGGGTCTTGGAATTTGTCTGGCTTGGAGGATTTGGAGGTCAAAATTGAAGAATTTCAAATGGGCTTTGAGTCTTCTTTCAACCAGGCATTTGCTCCTCACAGTTACAGCGGTGGGGCTGAGAATGTGGCTAAGTTGATGCAGAGGAGCTATAGTAGTAACTGTTTCGATGGAAAGCCTGGTTTTCTATATCAGCCTCGGTTTGATTCTTTCATTGAATGCTCAAATTTTCAGAACCAGGCCTTGAGCCCCCCGGAAAATAGCTTTTTTAGTGGACAAATGAGGAGGGCTTGTAGCACAGGAGATTTGCAG AGTGGTAAAGCAGCTCATGCCACCGGCACCCACCGGTCTTTCTCAAGTCCTTTGGCTATGGAGAGCCCATTCAATGAGGAAGCAAACATCAAAGTAGGGCGTTACAGTGcagaagagagaaaagagaagattTCCAAATACAAAGCCAAAAGAACCCAGAGGAACTTCAGCAAGACCATTAAG TATGCATGCCGCAAGACACTAGCCGACAGCCGACCCCGTATACGTGGCAGGTTTGCACGCAACGATGAAACCAGTGAGATTTCCAAGACTGCATGTTCAACCAGTATTGAAGACGAAGATGATCCCTGG CTTGAAGAACTGCATGAAGACAATGGAACAGTGGGAATGGGAAAGCTTCTGAGCAGTTATGGAGATGCACAGTTCCAGTGCTACGGATTTTGA
- the LOC109014493 gene encoding uncharacterized protein LOC109014493 — protein sequence MASQEYLDKMQLRQNFRNLWHSDLMGTIQADTPYCCFALWCAPCASYLLRKRALYDDMSRYVCCAGYMPCSGRCGESKCPEFCLCTEVFLCFGNSVASTRFLLQDQFNIQTTQCDNCIIGFMFCLQQIACIFSIVAMIVGSEEIQEASQLLSCLADMVYCTVCACMQTQHKIEMDKRDGKFGPQPVMAVPPMQQMSRIDQPFPPSVGYPPQPAYGQPYGYPPPPQAQQGYPAAYPPPAYPPPGYPR from the exons ATGGCGTCGCAGGAGTACTTGGACAAGATGCAGCTACGCCAGAACTTCCGCAACCTCTGGCACTCCGATCTTATGGGCACTATTCAGGCTGACACTCCCT ATTGCTGCTTTGCATTGTGGTG CGCGCCATGTGCATCATACTTGCTCCGCAAACGAGCTCTTTACGATGACATGTCAAG ATATGTCTGCTGTGCTGGTTATATGCCCTGTAGCGGCAGGTGTGGGGAAAGTAAATGTCCTGAATTTTGCCTATGCACTGAG GTTTTTCTCTGTTTTGGAAATTCAGTGGCCTCAACCCGGTTTTTGTTACAAGATCAATTTAACATTCAGACAACACAATGTGATAATTGCATCAtt GGTTTCATGTTCTGTTTACAACAAATTGCATGCATCTTTTCCATCGTTGCAATGATAGTTGGGAGTGAGGAAATTCAAGAGGCTTCTCAATTGTTATCTTGTTTGGCGGACATGGTGTACTGCAC ggtATGCGCATGTATGCAG ACACAACACAAGATAGAAATGGACAAGCGAGATGGCAAGTTTGGGCCTCAACCAGTAATGGCAGTACCCCCCATGCAACAGATGTCTCGTATCGACCAGCCTTTTCCTCCATCGGTTGGGTATCCACCACAACCAGCATATGGACAGCCCTATGGTTATCCGCCGCCGCCTCAGGCTCAACAAGGCTATCCAGCTGCTTATCCTCCTCCTGCTTACCCACCTCCTGGCTATCCCCGGTGA